The following proteins are co-located in the Mycolicibacterium goodii genome:
- a CDS encoding LysR family transcriptional regulator translates to MELRQLRYFVTVAEELNFGRAAERLRIAGPSLSQQIKALERDLKVVLFDRDRRSVTLTTAGAALLPGARALITQADELRRQASGLAVSDPVRIGYVNWCPTDWAERAAGVAELRVDTWVMPSHAQAARVADGTLDLAICWVQNADLRSLDLSARLIGVDQLYALDAGAGTGPVRAADALVLVDDDAASWSSWNRYAEQFAAATGARVMRTDDGGVTGPTFFEHVRQLRRPVLNNPKGQDAVLPTGLIRRAVVDPSPLWTWSLVWRRGDDRPAVRAVIDEFTRDVGEFGLDGPAVWLPDDDPHHPRHQRGD, encoded by the coding sequence GTGGAACTGCGCCAGCTGCGCTATTTCGTCACCGTGGCCGAGGAGCTCAACTTCGGCCGTGCCGCCGAGCGTCTGCGTATCGCCGGGCCGTCACTGTCGCAGCAGATCAAGGCGCTCGAACGCGATCTGAAGGTCGTGCTGTTCGACCGCGACCGCCGGTCGGTGACCCTGACCACGGCCGGTGCCGCGCTGCTGCCGGGAGCACGGGCCCTGATCACCCAGGCCGACGAGTTACGTAGGCAGGCAAGCGGTCTGGCGGTGTCGGATCCGGTGCGCATCGGGTACGTGAACTGGTGCCCGACGGACTGGGCCGAGCGCGCGGCGGGGGTCGCCGAGCTGCGCGTGGACACCTGGGTGATGCCGTCGCACGCGCAGGCCGCCCGCGTGGCCGACGGGACCCTTGACCTCGCGATCTGCTGGGTGCAGAACGCCGACCTGCGGTCGCTGGACCTGTCGGCGCGGCTGATCGGGGTGGACCAGCTGTACGCCCTGGATGCCGGGGCAGGCACCGGTCCGGTGCGGGCCGCCGACGCGCTCGTGCTCGTCGACGACGACGCCGCGAGCTGGTCGTCGTGGAACCGCTACGCCGAACAGTTCGCCGCGGCCACCGGGGCGCGCGTCATGCGCACCGACGACGGTGGGGTGACCGGGCCGACGTTCTTCGAACACGTGCGGCAGCTGCGTCGTCCGGTGCTCAACAACCCCAAGGGGCAGGATGCGGTGCTGCCGACCGGACTGATCCGGCGTGCGGTGGTCGATCCGTCACCGTTGTGGACGTGGTCGCTGGTGTGGCGACGTGGCGACGACCGCCCCGCCGTCCGCGCCGTCATCGACGAATTCACCCGCGATGTCGGTGAATTCGGTCTCGACGGGCCCGCGGTCTGGCTTCCCGACGACGATCCGCACCACCCCCGCCACCAGCGCGGCGACTGA
- a CDS encoding DNA repair helicase XPB, whose translation MTDGPLIVQSDKTVLLEVDHELAGAARAAIAPFAELERAPEHVHTYRITPLALWNARAAGHDAEQVVDALVSFSRYPVPQPLLVDIVDTMARYGRLQLVKHPAHGLTLVSLDRAVLEEVLRNKKIAPMLGARIDDDTVIVHNSERGRVKQMLLKIGWPAEDLAGYVDGEAHPITLEQDGWALRDYQEMAADSFWAGGSGVVVLPCGAGKTLVGAAAMAKAGATTLILVTNTVAGRQWKRELVARTSLTEDEIGEYSGEKKEIRPVTIATYQVITRRTKGEYKNLEIFDSRDWGLIIYDEVHLLPAPVFRMTADLQSRRRLGLTATLIREDGREGDVFSLIGPKRYDAPWKDIEAQGWIAPAECIEVRVTMTDNERMLYATSEPDERYKLCSTVHTKIAVVRSILERHPNEPTLVIGAYLDQLEELGQELDAPVIQGSTKNSEREALFDAFRRGEIRTLVVSKVANFSIDLPEASVAVQVSGTFGSRQEEAQRLGRLLRPKADGGGAVFYSVVSRDSLDAEYAAHRQRFLAEQGYGYIIKDADDLLGPAI comes from the coding sequence ATGACCGACGGCCCGCTGATCGTGCAGTCCGACAAGACGGTGCTGCTTGAGGTCGACCACGAGCTGGCCGGCGCGGCCCGCGCGGCGATCGCCCCGTTCGCCGAACTCGAACGCGCCCCCGAACACGTCCACACCTACCGCATCACGCCGCTGGCGTTGTGGAACGCCCGCGCGGCGGGCCACGACGCCGAGCAGGTGGTCGACGCGCTGGTGTCGTTCTCCCGCTACCCGGTGCCGCAGCCGCTGCTGGTCGACATCGTCGACACCATGGCGCGGTACGGCCGCCTGCAGCTGGTCAAGCATCCGGCGCACGGGCTGACGCTGGTCAGCCTCGACCGCGCGGTGCTCGAAGAGGTGCTGCGCAACAAGAAGATCGCGCCGATGCTCGGTGCGCGTATCGACGACGACACCGTGATCGTGCACAACAGCGAGCGCGGCCGGGTCAAGCAGATGCTGCTCAAAATCGGTTGGCCCGCCGAGGATCTCGCGGGTTACGTCGACGGCGAGGCCCACCCGATCACGCTGGAACAGGATGGCTGGGCGCTGCGCGACTACCAGGAGATGGCCGCCGACTCGTTCTGGGCGGGCGGTTCCGGTGTGGTGGTGCTGCCGTGCGGCGCGGGCAAGACGCTCGTCGGCGCCGCCGCCATGGCCAAGGCCGGGGCGACCACGCTGATCCTGGTGACCAACACCGTCGCCGGGCGGCAGTGGAAGCGTGAACTCGTGGCGCGCACATCGCTCACCGAGGACGAGATCGGCGAATACTCCGGGGAGAAGAAGGAGATCCGGCCGGTCACCATCGCCACGTACCAGGTGATCACGCGCCGCACCAAGGGCGAGTACAAGAACCTGGAGATCTTCGACAGCCGCGACTGGGGCCTGATCATCTACGACGAGGTGCACCTGCTGCCGGCGCCGGTGTTCCGGATGACCGCCGATCTGCAGTCGCGCCGCAGGCTCGGCCTGACCGCGACGTTGATCCGTGAGGACGGCCGCGAAGGCGATGTGTTCAGCCTGATCGGGCCGAAACGTTATGACGCGCCGTGGAAGGACATCGAGGCGCAGGGCTGGATCGCACCGGCCGAGTGCATCGAGGTGCGCGTGACGATGACCGACAACGAACGCATGCTCTACGCGACGTCCGAACCCGACGAGCGCTACAAGCTGTGTTCGACGGTGCACACCAAGATCGCGGTGGTGCGCTCGATCCTGGAGCGTCACCCCAACGAGCCAACCCTGGTGATCGGCGCCTACCTGGACCAGCTCGAGGAACTGGGCCAGGAGTTGGACGCCCCGGTGATCCAAGGGTCGACCAAGAACTCAGAGCGCGAGGCGCTGTTCGACGCGTTCCGCCGCGGCGAGATCAGGACGCTGGTGGTGTCGAAGGTCGCCAACTTCTCCATCGACCTGCCCGAGGCGTCGGTGGCCGTGCAGGTGTCGGGCACCTTCGGGTCACGTCAGGAGGAGGCCCAGCGCCTGGGTCGGCTGCTGCGCCCGAAGGCCGACGGCGGCGGCGCGGTGTTCTATTCGGTGGTCTCGCGCGACAGCCTGGACGCCGAGTACGCCGCGCACCGGCAGCGGTTCCTCGCCGAGCAGGGCTACGGCTACATCATCAAGGACGCCGACGACCTGCTGGGCCCGGCCATCTGA
- a CDS encoding DUF2510 domain-containing protein, which yields MNTTPPGWYPAPDDQRQLRYFDGQSWTDQTAPVAAAARPRGGMPTWAWMLIAMGVIVLLVTIVASVIVFRVAPPIGVDALETSTSSVDESSSQPRLIPGLTLPDGAKLTNEQPGEWEQWIVQMGYSETVDNLRQQLPIGRSYDGLAWCTEFVSSQEIDGESHELTMWSWGTEADFLSVTASPAPLEKTHTEVMVSRSPKTSGCVR from the coding sequence ATGAATACCACACCGCCGGGTTGGTATCCGGCGCCCGATGATCAACGGCAGCTCCGTTACTTCGACGGTCAGAGTTGGACGGACCAAACGGCACCTGTCGCAGCTGCGGCGCGTCCTCGTGGCGGCATGCCGACCTGGGCCTGGATGCTGATCGCAATGGGTGTGATCGTCCTCTTGGTAACCATTGTCGCGAGCGTCATCGTGTTCCGCGTAGCTCCGCCGATAGGCGTCGACGCTCTCGAAACATCGACCAGTTCTGTCGACGAATCGTCGTCTCAACCCCGACTCATTCCTGGTCTGACTCTTCCCGACGGCGCGAAGCTCACGAACGAGCAGCCGGGGGAATGGGAGCAGTGGATCGTGCAAATGGGGTACTCAGAGACGGTCGATAACCTTCGACAACAGCTGCCGATCGGCCGGTCCTACGACGGTTTGGCGTGGTGCACGGAGTTCGTGTCGTCGCAGGAGATCGATGGTGAGAGCCACGAGTTGACCATGTGGAGTTGGGGCACGGAAGCGGATTTCCTATCCGTCACGGCGAGTCCAGCTCCTCTTGAGAAAACGCACACCGAAGTCATGGTGAGTCGCAGTCCCAAAACGTCCGGCTGCGTTCGATAG
- a CDS encoding YybH family protein, with amino-acid sequence MPGSEDDTEAVLRGVLDQWKAGIDAHDPARVAAVFADDAIFQGLRPYSVGPQGVQDYYAAQPLGMTVDYRISETRRPAPEVVLGYVAAEFSYVDRDPVHLNLGVLVVGAQGRWRIGFYEASPASSAPG; translated from the coding sequence GTGCCGGGCTCTGAGGATGACACCGAAGCCGTGCTGCGCGGTGTGCTCGACCAGTGGAAGGCAGGCATCGACGCCCACGATCCCGCGCGGGTTGCCGCGGTGTTCGCCGACGACGCGATCTTCCAGGGTCTGCGCCCCTACAGCGTTGGGCCGCAAGGCGTTCAGGACTACTACGCGGCACAACCGCTCGGCATGACCGTGGACTACCGCATCAGCGAGACCCGGCGGCCCGCACCGGAGGTGGTGCTCGGGTACGTGGCCGCCGAGTTCTCCTACGTCGACCGCGACCCGGTGCACCTGAACCTCGGTGTGCTGGTGGTCGGCGCGCAAGGCCGGTGGCGGATCGGCTTCTACGAAGCCAGTCCCGCTAGCTCAGCGCCGGGATGA
- a CDS encoding YbfB/YjiJ family MFS transporter yields the protein MQHHAHVARTAAALAAAMGIGRFVYTPILPLMTAQAGMSAHAAADLATANYVGYLVGAVAGSIWPRLARSPLACRVSLLVLVASLAVMPLATTTIEWMTLRAIAGAVSALVFVIAVNTMLEHLHSHPAHLAGWGFGGVGAGIALSAVLVLAVSDWKAAWWASAAVAAVLCALAWGIRPAPPARRRRSTTTNVHRTGPSRCCSSATRWKASATSSRAPSWWRRSVRTHRGGWAAAPGWWSAWPPCRPRRCGRR from the coding sequence ATGCAACACCACGCGCATGTTGCCCGCACCGCCGCGGCGCTGGCCGCCGCGATGGGGATCGGTCGCTTCGTCTACACGCCCATCCTGCCGCTGATGACCGCACAGGCCGGGATGTCGGCGCACGCCGCAGCCGATCTGGCCACCGCCAACTACGTGGGCTACCTCGTGGGCGCGGTGGCCGGGTCGATCTGGCCGCGGTTGGCCCGCTCGCCGTTGGCGTGCCGGGTGTCGCTGCTGGTGCTCGTCGCGAGCCTGGCGGTAATGCCGTTGGCCACCACCACGATCGAGTGGATGACGCTGCGCGCGATCGCGGGTGCGGTGAGCGCGCTGGTGTTCGTGATCGCGGTCAACACGATGCTCGAACACCTGCATTCCCATCCCGCGCACCTGGCGGGTTGGGGGTTCGGCGGGGTGGGCGCCGGGATCGCCCTGTCGGCGGTGCTGGTGCTGGCGGTCAGCGACTGGAAGGCGGCGTGGTGGGCGTCGGCGGCGGTGGCCGCGGTGCTGTGCGCGCTGGCCTGGGGAATCCGACCGGCCCCGCCGGCGCGCCGACGGCGGTCGACGACGACGAACGTCCACCGCACGGGCCCTTCTCGCTGTTGCTCGTCAGCTACACGCTGGAAGGCGTCGGCTACATCATCGCGGGCACCTTCCTGGTGGCGGCGGTCGGTCAGGACGCACCGGGGTGGTTGGGCGGCAGCACCTGGCTGGTGGTCGGCCTGGCCACCGTGCCGTCCGCGGCGCTGTGGGCGGCGATGA
- a CDS encoding SDR family oxidoreductase, whose product MTDNIVALVTGANRGLGRRLAAELLARGAKVYAAARRPETVDLPGAVPIQLDITDAESVRRAAEIAGDVTVLVNNAGISTRANLLTGPIADIRAEMETHYFGTLNVTRAFAPIIERNGGGAILNVLSVLSWMHPPTSGAYASAKAAAWALTDAVRTELAPRGIHVAALHVGYMDTDMVSYVPADQKSDPAVIAAQAIDGLLDGADEILADEWARTAKAQLSTR is encoded by the coding sequence ATGACAGACAACATCGTCGCGCTGGTGACCGGAGCCAACCGCGGTCTGGGCCGCAGGCTCGCCGCCGAACTACTCGCCCGCGGCGCGAAGGTATATGCCGCGGCGCGGCGTCCGGAAACCGTCGACCTGCCCGGCGCCGTGCCGATCCAACTCGACATCACCGACGCCGAGTCGGTGCGACGCGCCGCCGAGATCGCCGGGGACGTCACGGTACTGGTCAACAACGCCGGGATCTCGACGCGTGCGAACCTGCTCACCGGCCCCATCGCCGACATCCGCGCCGAGATGGAGACCCACTACTTCGGCACGCTCAACGTCACGCGCGCGTTCGCGCCGATCATCGAACGCAACGGCGGGGGTGCCATCCTCAACGTGCTGTCCGTGCTGTCCTGGATGCACCCGCCGACATCGGGTGCGTACGCGTCGGCCAAGGCCGCGGCGTGGGCGCTGACCGACGCGGTGCGGACCGAACTCGCGCCCCGCGGAATCCACGTCGCGGCACTGCACGTCGGCTACATGGACACCGACATGGTGTCCTACGTGCCCGCCGATCAGAAGAGCGATCCGGCCGTGATCGCGGCCCAGGCCATCGATGGCCTGCTCGACGGAGCCGACGAGATCCTCGCCGACGAGTGGGCGCGCACCGCGAAAGCGCAGTTGTCGACGCGATAG
- a CDS encoding SDR family NAD(P)-dependent oxidoreductase: MNTPAVIITGASQGIGAGLVAGYRKLGYAVVANSRSIGPSDDPMVLAVAGDIGEPGVGQRLVDAALERFGRVDTVVNNAGIFIAKPFTDYTDADYDAITGVNLRGFFELTRAALRALPAGGHIVNISTSLVDQANSRVPSALASLTKGGLNAATRALAVENAARRIRVNAVALGSIKTPMHDPSSYDALAALNPMRELGGIDDAVDAVLYLEQAKFVTGEILHVDGGQSAGL, from the coding sequence ATGAACACACCAGCCGTCATCATCACCGGCGCATCGCAGGGCATCGGCGCGGGCCTCGTCGCCGGCTACCGCAAGCTGGGCTACGCCGTCGTGGCCAATTCCCGCAGCATCGGCCCCAGCGACGATCCGATGGTGCTGGCCGTGGCGGGCGACATCGGCGAACCGGGCGTCGGGCAGCGCCTCGTCGACGCCGCACTGGAACGCTTCGGACGCGTCGACACCGTCGTGAACAACGCGGGCATCTTCATCGCCAAACCGTTCACCGACTACACCGACGCCGACTACGACGCCATCACGGGCGTGAACCTGCGCGGCTTCTTCGAACTCACCCGTGCGGCGCTGCGGGCGCTGCCTGCAGGCGGCCACATCGTCAACATCTCCACCAGCCTGGTGGATCAGGCCAACTCGCGGGTGCCGTCGGCGTTGGCGTCGCTGACCAAGGGCGGCCTGAACGCCGCCACCAGGGCGCTGGCGGTCGAGAACGCCGCCCGCCGGATCCGGGTCAACGCGGTGGCGCTGGGCAGCATCAAGACGCCGATGCACGACCCGTCGTCCTACGACGCGCTGGCCGCACTGAACCCGATGCGCGAGCTGGGCGGAATCGACGACGCCGTGGACGCGGTGCTGTACCTGGAGCAGGCGAAGTTCGTGACCGGTGAGATCCTGCACGTCGACGGTGGTCAAAGTGCCGGGCTCTGA
- a CDS encoding cupin domain-containing protein yields MEKMSLTALARQQLAAARTASAGRSAHTVYGGHEHNLRQTLIALVDGTGLDEHESPGEATLQVIEGRVKLTNSAASWEGSPGDLLVIPRTRHSLQALADSVVLLTVVKPVGPHA; encoded by the coding sequence ATGGAGAAGATGTCGCTCACCGCGCTCGCCCGTCAGCAACTGGCCGCAGCCCGCACCGCCAGCGCGGGCCGCAGCGCCCACACCGTCTACGGCGGGCATGAGCACAATCTGCGTCAGACGCTGATCGCGCTCGTCGACGGCACCGGCCTCGACGAGCACGAAAGCCCCGGCGAGGCGACCCTGCAGGTGATCGAGGGCCGGGTCAAGCTGACCAACTCCGCGGCGAGCTGGGAGGGGTCACCGGGCGATCTGCTGGTGATCCCGCGCACGAGGCATTCTCTGCAGGCACTGGCCGATTCGGTGGTGCTGCTGACCGTCGTCAAGCCCGTTGGGCCGCACGCGTAG